The DNA window ATCCACCCATCTCAAAGAATAATGTTTACGTCCGAAATGGTCTTGTATATGTTTTTCAGTAATCTGGCACAGTATCATGCTTTATGGAATATATTTTGGCTGAGATTCTTTCTCATAATCATTACATATTGTTATATTTAAAATCAGTTACATCCTATGCATAAAATACAGGCCACTCTTATTTTAACTCTGATATTTACAGTCAGTTTATTTTTTCTACTCATCCTATTTCATCCTCTATCAATACTGGGCGGGTTATTAATTCTTCCGTTGCTTCTGAGGATATAGAGGCTATACGGGCAGAATACAAAAAAATTAACGGCCTAAAGCTAAAAGCACACCGATTTGCTTATGAGGATTTACCCTGCGTGGACGAAGGCGAAACAATTTATTATTCAAACGGCAAAGAAGTCCGTAAGATAACGGAGAAATTTATCCGGGATGATGCTTATACACTAACCGAATACTATTTTAAGCAGGGCAGGCTTATTTTCGCCATAGAGATCATCATCGGAGGCCCGCCATAGGCCCCGATATCAAAACCGAATACCGGTATTACATAAAAGACAACAAAGCGATCCGCCAGATGCGGGATAAGGAAATTGTTCCTGCCGACAGCAAAAGTACGGATGTGATCGAAAGAGCTTATAAGCTGCTAAAAATAAAAAAACGCAAAAAATTTAATCTCGATTTCTGCAAAAATTAATACTTATGTCCGGGGTGAAATTTCGCGATCGGCAATTAATCTATGAATCGTTATCGGTTAATTCACTGTTCTTTATGATCATTTGAATTGACTTTGATCCACTCTTCGTAGCTTATAACACCCAGTTCCGGTTTGCCTTCGCCTTCAAGGACATGGATGAATTCCAATTGGTTTCCGTCCGGATCATCAAAATACAGCGCAAGAGCCGGCATCCAGGCAAAGACCATAGGCGCATGGGTACCATTCTTAAGGAAATTATACGCCTGCAATCCGTTGTTTTCAAGGAAAGTGTTGGCCGTGTGTAGATAAAATCTTTGGAACAGCTGAAAGCAAAATGCCGTTTCTGTACATTCTCAGGCTGTTCCCACAACCCAAGCATTGCTTTTTTATGTTCCCCGATCCAGAGAAAAGCGATCGGCCTCGTTTCATCATAATGCGCCAATGGTAACCCCAGTACCTGAGTGTAAAACTGAACAGCCTTTTCTAAATTTTTTACCTGAATATGCGTTTCATATAATCCTTCTATCATTTTCTGTACATTTTTTATTGAACATTACGGATGTGTGATATCCTGATCAGCCAAATATACAGGTTTACGTAATTTTAATATTAACCTGTTCAATAGTAAATTTCAATTCTGCTCATACAATTAAATAATAGACTATATGCACTCTTTTGTTCTGGTGCAATGATTGATCATGCTTTCCTTATGGAGAAATCTGATCATGGATATAGTGACCGAATCTTTTTGAAGCCTGAAACCATTTCACATCCGGAAAATTTTCGTAATTTATAGACTGATAATCACAAACTATGGCAACAACCCTGATCGAAGATATTATACAGCAACTCAATGACCTGCATGACGGCGATGTATGGCTGGACGAAACTTTTGCAAAGAAATTCGAACAGATCAGTGAAACGGATGCGTTTACCCGGCCGCTTCCTGATCTGCACAGTCCCGCGGAATTGATTTCACACCTTATTGTCTGGCGCAGGGCCGTGATGGGCCGGCTAAAGGGGGCAGTGGTTCGTCTGGAACTTGATGACCCTTCCAATTGGAAAACCAATGATGAATTGCGTCCCGCCGGATGGGAAGCGCTAAAAAAAGAACTGTATCAAAGCAAACAGGAAATCATCGACATCCTGAACGGTAAAGACGACACCTTTCTCGATACCATTTCAGCCGATTATGGAAAAGATTTCCGGTATTTTGTGCAGGGGCTTATCCATCACGACTTGTACCATCTGGGGCAGCTGGGTATTTCTGTCAAGTATTTAAAAAAGTAACTTCTGTTGCTCGCTTTTTGACTTTTATTGTCAGGATTAAACAAATCAGTTAGCTGAAAGCATAACGAAATGGAAGTTTTCCGGTAGGAAAAATCAATCCCATTACATTCAGTATATAAAATGAAACAGTCCATCATTCATATCGCGCTTCTCGTCAGGGACTACGATGAAGCGCTTGATTTTTACCTCCAAAAATTAGGCTTTGATCTGGTGGAAGATACCTGCCTTTCAAAAACCAAACGATGGGTACTCATTAAGCCTCCCGGTTCCTTCGGATGCTGTCTCCTTTTAGCTAAGGCAGCGGATGAACAACAACGATCATCCGTGGGCAATCAAAGTGGGGGCAGGGTATTCCTGTTCCTCGAAACAGAGAACTTTGATGAATCCTATCAGTCCATGCTGGCGAATGGAATTTCATTCGTCCGTGAGCCCATCGTTGAATCGTATGGAACCGTGGCCGTATTCAAAGATTTATACGGTAATTTATGGGATCTGATTGAGAGAACGGTTGACGCCGGTTAAGGATTCAAAATGTTTTCAATTCCTCATTAATTTTTATATTTTTTTCAAGTGGATCTTTCTCCGATATTTTTGAATTTGAAACGTCTGATGCGATCATTCTAAGAATATATTTCCATACAGGATTTCTGTGATCATTTTTTATTCCGGGTCAGGAAATAGAGGAGGGCAGCTCTGGTAATCGCATTTGGCATCCAAAGTTTCGCATTGTTTAGGTTTACACATGGGATATGATAAATCAGGACTGTTACCTGCAACGATTGTTTTCAGATCCTTTTTGGTAAGCTTTTTTGATAGTTTTGCCAGGTTTTTCATGGGATGTTTGTATTAGTTTGTTTTACTTATCCGGATATTTCCGGAATATCTAAATATACGTAAATATATCATAGCCTGATATTTTTATTTGAGTATTCCCGGATTTCCCAGATTTTCTTTTGGTATTGAGGTCTGCGTGATTCTATTTATCCATGTAATCTGAGAGAGAATATAATTTAGGATGCTGTTAGTTTTTTTATGTTTTATGAAAAAAATCGGTACAAATTTTTATCGATATCTCTGGAAGCAAATAGGGCAGAG is part of the Chryseobacterium camelliae genome and encodes:
- a CDS encoding DinB family protein — its product is MATTLIEDIIQQLNDLHDGDVWLDETFAKKFEQISETDAFTRPLPDLHSPAELISHLIVWRRAVMGRLKGAVVRLELDDPSNWKTNDELRPAGWEALKKELYQSKQEIIDILNGKDDTFLDTISADYGKDFRYFVQGLIHHDLYHLGQLGISVKYLKK
- a CDS encoding VOC family protein encodes the protein MKQSIIHIALLVRDYDEALDFYLQKLGFDLVEDTCLSKTKRWVLIKPPGSFGCCLLLAKAADEQQRSSVGNQSGGRVFLFLETENFDESYQSMLANGISFVREPIVESYGTVAVFKDLYGNLWDLIERTVDAG